Proteins encoded within one genomic window of Nitrospira sp.:
- a CDS encoding TlpA family protein disulfide reductase, with protein sequence MIARMIILLVWGLVHFEPRSAEADSMQMYAAAGMKAVSDERPAPSFRLTSLDGTPVDSMQLRGKVLLVNFWATWCGPCKEEMPALERLKSIFANKEFELLAVTTDQQREGIRKYVATLGLHFPVLIDERKEVSAAFGVRGLPTTVLIDKQGRMAALVVGPRQWDGPESVTLIQALMDAQR encoded by the coding sequence ATGATTGCTCGAATGATAATTCTGCTGGTTTGGGGTCTTGTCCATTTCGAGCCGCGCAGCGCGGAGGCCGACAGCATGCAGATGTATGCCGCTGCCGGCATGAAGGCCGTGTCTGATGAACGACCGGCCCCGAGCTTTCGTTTGACTTCTCTCGATGGCACACCTGTCGATTCCATGCAGCTGCGCGGGAAGGTACTCTTAGTGAACTTCTGGGCTACATGGTGCGGTCCGTGTAAGGAAGAAATGCCCGCCCTGGAACGACTGAAGAGCATTTTTGCAAATAAAGAGTTCGAATTGCTTGCGGTGACGACCGATCAACAGCGTGAAGGGATTCGCAAGTATGTCGCCACTCTCGGTCTCCACTTTCCTGTGCTCATCGATGAACGGAAAGAGGTCAGTGCCGCATTCGGAGTTCGCGGGCTTCCCACAACCGTGCTGATCGACAAGCAGGGCAGGATGGCTGCGTTAGTCGTCGGTCCTCGGCAATGGGATGGACCGGAATCCGTGACGCTGATTCAGGCCTTGATGGACGCGCAACGATGA
- a CDS encoding cation transporter — MRSVYDVATWVFHGKNWFMGREKHQPHPISSATIAERHKGLLLSALGLTLGFLILEVIGSLWTGSLALLADAGHMLTDVAGICLSLVAIWFASKPPSPSNTYGYVRLEILAALANGVLLLSMAAFILYEAYRRMWSPPEVLAGPMLTIAVVGLGVNLASMWLLHRGANESLNLRGAYFEVLGDAMASLGVIAAALIIQFTGWTLADPLISGAIGLFILPRTWNLIKQAVQILMEGVPPHLDVREIETAMRTSHGVRDVHDLHVWTLTSGKEAMSAHVLVDDLSDGQHILNDLQTLLRERFNIEHTTVQLESDRSPLIKVSPGVRL; from the coding sequence ATGCGTTCCGTTTATGATGTAGCGACATGGGTGTTCCATGGAAAGAATTGGTTTATGGGCAGAGAGAAACATCAGCCACATCCAATTTCCTCAGCGACGATAGCCGAACGTCATAAGGGCCTATTGCTCTCGGCACTCGGGCTCACGCTTGGGTTTTTGATCCTTGAAGTGATTGGGTCGTTGTGGACCGGGAGTCTAGCGCTGTTGGCCGATGCCGGTCATATGCTGACGGATGTAGCGGGCATCTGTCTCAGCCTCGTCGCTATCTGGTTTGCGTCAAAGCCCCCCTCCCCATCGAATACCTATGGATATGTGCGACTGGAAATCCTGGCGGCACTTGCGAACGGCGTGTTGCTGCTCAGTATGGCGGCCTTCATTCTGTACGAAGCCTATCGGCGCATGTGGTCGCCACCGGAAGTTCTGGCTGGCCCGATGTTGACGATCGCGGTTGTCGGGTTGGGCGTGAATCTAGCGAGCATGTGGTTGCTCCATAGGGGCGCCAATGAGAGTTTGAATCTTCGCGGTGCTTATTTCGAAGTGCTCGGTGACGCCATGGCCTCGCTCGGCGTCATCGCAGCTGCGCTCATCATTCAATTCACAGGATGGACCCTTGCCGATCCGCTGATCAGTGGAGCGATCGGCCTATTCATCTTGCCTCGAACCTGGAATCTGATTAAGCAGGCGGTGCAGATTTTAATGGAAGGCGTTCCACCGCACCTGGACGTCCGAGAGATCGAGACCGCCATGCGTACGTCCCATGGTGTTCGCGATGTCCATGACCTTCATGTTTGGACGCTTACTTCAGGCAAGGAAGCCATGAGCGCGCATGTGTTGGTGGATGATCTGTCTGATGGGCAGCATATCTTGAACGATCTCCAGACGCTCCTCCGTGAACGATTCAACATCGAGCACACAACGGTCCAGCTGGAAAGCGACCGCTCGCCGCTCATCAAAGTCAGCCCCGGTGTCCGGCTATAG
- a CDS encoding exo-alpha-sialidase, protein MRSHPPCKTLICLYIVFQALPSVSEAGTGDGLSLFSKQKILESQSLEISPPALQFDEMGHVHLGWFEQQGEKRSLKTVHLVGPEKAPARIVQVNPATREPAALHQAPGLTIGAKDEVYFTWSTAQAKSDSPFASDLLLARSHDRGLTFDAPITVNDDNQPISHSFEHVLAMPNGNVYLAWLDHRGKDRSGAGAIFAASRDHGKTLGVNRTIDGMACPCCRPIMALAPDGGLWVAWRKTFEGNVRDVVLARSHDGGSTFSAPHLVHQDGWIFPACPHRGPSLAFDRYNRLYVAWYTEGVDEQPKLLFSTSDDQGQTFSVPLSLHTSTTSLPDHLLMAVHEDGAIVAVWEEVTGVRKRTVMRVSMDRGKTFGPVQTLSDGAKAEMPAVAVHSSGSVALAWTEHAWPHNRMIVQWGTLDLSRIKEPVP, encoded by the coding sequence ATGCGAAGTCACCCGCCCTGCAAAACATTGATCTGCCTTTACATCGTCTTTCAAGCCCTCCCATCCGTCTCTGAAGCTGGTACAGGCGATGGGCTGTCGCTTTTCTCAAAACAGAAGATCCTCGAATCTCAGTCACTCGAAATTTCGCCTCCAGCGTTGCAGTTCGATGAGATGGGCCATGTTCACCTGGGATGGTTCGAACAGCAGGGTGAGAAACGTTCGTTGAAGACGGTTCACCTGGTTGGGCCGGAGAAAGCGCCCGCCCGAATCGTGCAAGTCAATCCCGCAACGCGTGAGCCGGCCGCGTTGCATCAGGCGCCCGGTCTGACGATCGGAGCAAAAGATGAAGTCTATTTCACGTGGTCTACGGCACAGGCCAAATCTGATTCGCCATTTGCCTCCGATCTTCTCCTCGCACGATCGCATGACCGAGGGCTAACCTTTGACGCTCCGATAACCGTCAACGATGACAATCAACCCATCAGCCATAGTTTCGAACACGTGCTGGCCATGCCAAACGGGAACGTGTATCTCGCGTGGCTGGATCATCGTGGAAAAGATCGCAGTGGGGCAGGTGCCATCTTCGCCGCGAGCCGTGATCATGGAAAGACCCTGGGGGTCAATCGGACGATCGATGGCATGGCGTGCCCCTGTTGCAGGCCGATCATGGCGCTCGCTCCCGATGGAGGACTTTGGGTTGCGTGGAGAAAGACCTTTGAGGGGAACGTGCGAGACGTTGTGTTGGCGAGGTCTCATGACGGAGGTAGCACCTTTTCGGCGCCTCACCTGGTTCATCAGGACGGGTGGATATTTCCGGCGTGCCCGCATCGTGGTCCATCGCTTGCGTTCGATCGGTATAACAGGCTCTACGTTGCGTGGTACACGGAGGGCGTGGATGAGCAGCCGAAGTTGCTCTTTTCAACGTCCGACGATCAAGGCCAGACGTTTTCTGTACCGCTCTCGCTGCACACCTCCACGACCTCGCTTCCCGATCACCTTCTGATGGCGGTGCATGAGGATGGAGCGATCGTGGCCGTATGGGAAGAAGTGACCGGCGTTCGGAAACGAACAGTCATGCGAGTGTCCATGGATCGCGGCAAGACGTTCGGCCCTGTCCAAACTCTCAGCGACGGCGCCAAAGCCGAAATGCCGGCTGTTGCCGTCCATTCTAGTGGGTCCGTGGCGTTGGCGTGGACCGAGCATGCCTGGCCGCATAATCGCATGATCGTGCAGTGGGGAACGCTCGATCTGTCCCGCATCAAGGAGCCGGTGCCATGA
- a CDS encoding ZIP family metal transporter produces MREYLLVLALAAMPALGNFAGGLLAEMVAVSQRALSLALHGAAGIVIAVVAVELMPTALKTDVPWVIIVAFMLGGGFFVLVDQMIEIVKNRMGRAASDTTPWAIFFGVSVDLFSDGIMIGSGSTISFSLGLLLALGQVPADVPEGFATIATFKRQGLSRSTRILLGASFAIPIFLGTTIGYWAVRGQPEIIKLSLLAFTAGILTTVVVEEMVPEAHRDGESRLAALIFVSGFALFTLLSTYLG; encoded by the coding sequence ATGAGGGAGTACCTGTTGGTCCTAGCCTTGGCGGCAATGCCAGCGCTCGGCAACTTTGCTGGCGGACTGCTCGCCGAAATGGTTGCGGTGTCTCAGCGAGCGTTGAGCCTGGCACTGCACGGCGCAGCCGGCATTGTCATCGCGGTCGTCGCCGTGGAACTCATGCCGACCGCGCTGAAAACAGATGTACCGTGGGTGATCATCGTGGCCTTTATGCTGGGAGGCGGATTTTTTGTCCTTGTCGACCAGATGATTGAGATCGTGAAGAATCGAATGGGGAGAGCTGCCAGCGATACGACGCCATGGGCCATTTTCTTCGGGGTCTCGGTGGATCTGTTCAGCGATGGCATCATGATCGGCTCCGGTTCGACAATCAGTTTCAGTCTCGGCCTACTGCTGGCCCTAGGCCAGGTGCCGGCGGACGTTCCCGAAGGGTTCGCCACGATCGCCACTTTTAAGAGGCAAGGCCTGTCACGCTCCACACGGATCTTACTCGGGGCTTCCTTTGCGATTCCTATTTTCCTTGGCACCACCATCGGCTATTGGGCCGTGCGGGGACAACCTGAAATCATCAAATTGAGCCTCCTTGCCTTTACAGCCGGCATCCTCACGACAGTCGTCGTTGAGGAAATGGTCCCTGAAGCGCATCGAGACGGAGAGTCCCGCTTGGCGGCGCTTATCTTTGTCAGCGGCTTCGCGCTCTTCACCCTGCTGTCGACATACCTCGGATGA
- a CDS encoding energy transducer TonB, producing MNKNHTIDKFPFLSSESIQGWSASVLLHAALLLILVFWMPMTAMVLEQEPFRWEVSLVNSASKDTLQIVQTAAEVTSSELSSNTSSPETSSYPLQKNRMIPPAVRQSRSQPSPSPRSTPEIEEKLINPELQKAIQPEPTHPEPAVTEIAKEEPIKESVPETTPITESMAQTDIPKTPAPVFHESPANPATSSIPTDLPALETASTPTSSAQTSAAKANHRWVGESLWRRVTELKRYPSLARLNRTEGEVIVRAVIEANGNLMNVKIRKSSGNDHLDEAALDVVRQACPLHMEHQLEVAQVVVDLPISYSLRR from the coding sequence ATGAACAAAAATCACACCATCGATAAATTCCCCTTTCTTTCGAGCGAGTCCATTCAGGGATGGAGTGCCTCGGTTCTTTTGCATGCAGCGCTGCTTCTGATTCTCGTATTCTGGATGCCGATGACGGCCATGGTGCTGGAGCAGGAACCATTCCGATGGGAAGTCTCATTGGTGAACAGCGCTTCCAAAGATACCCTGCAGATTGTCCAAACGGCTGCAGAAGTGACGAGTTCTGAATTGTCCTCAAATACATCATCGCCAGAAACATCTTCATACCCGCTTCAGAAGAACCGGATGATCCCACCCGCCGTCAGGCAATCCAGATCACAGCCTTCGCCATCTCCGCGATCGACTCCAGAGATCGAAGAGAAGCTCATCAATCCTGAACTGCAAAAAGCCATACAACCTGAACCGACACACCCCGAACCAGCGGTGACTGAGATCGCGAAGGAGGAGCCGATCAAGGAGTCCGTGCCTGAGACGACTCCCATAACAGAATCAATGGCGCAAACCGACATACCGAAAACTCCCGCACCGGTCTTTCATGAATCGCCTGCGAATCCAGCGACGTCTTCGATTCCTACTGACCTTCCGGCCCTGGAAACGGCCTCGACACCGACAAGTTCGGCGCAGACATCGGCAGCCAAGGCCAATCATCGGTGGGTAGGGGAATCTCTTTGGCGGCGTGTAACAGAGCTGAAGCGATATCCCAGCCTTGCACGATTGAATCGCACGGAGGGTGAGGTGATCGTTCGGGCCGTGATCGAGGCCAATGGAAATCTTATGAACGTAAAGATCCGTAAGAGTTCCGGGAATGACCACCTCGACGAAGCCGCGCTTGATGTCGTCCGTCAGGCTTGCCCGCTGCACATGGAGCACCAGTTAGAAGTCGCCCAGGTGGTCGTTGACTTGCCAATTTCTTACAGTTTGAGACGTTGA
- a CDS encoding efflux RND transporter permease subunit yields MLNRMLEFSLANRFLILVFAGLIVVSGVYAMRQLPIDAVPDVTPNQVQILTNAPGLSPVEVEQFITFPVETAMSGLPGITLIRSVSRFGLSAVTIYFDEGMDIYFCRRLVMERLPRAREAIGERFGNPELGPISTGLGEIFQFEVKGEGYSLMDLRTILEWDIAFKLRSVPGVVEVNTYGGELKTYEVQLDAAKLVSYKIPIEHVFRALEQNNANSGGGYIEHAQEQYLIRGEGLVQTLEDIDNIIVATEHDGTPIYIRNLGKARFAPMVRQGAVTRDGRGEAVTGIVMMLIGENGRVVVDRVKKKLQQLEKTLPAGVTIEPYYDRTDLVRKTIKTVATNLTEGALLVVAVLFLILGNLRAGLIVAVAIPLSMLVAFTGMLTAGISGNLMSLGAIDFGLIVDASVVMIENTIRHLAERRRVALDSQRLSDADMRGVVIEAGREVLRPIVFAVGIIIIVYLPILTLQGIEGKMFRPMAVTVIFALVGSLVLTLTVTPVLASLFLRRGVKEEETWIIRQAKRGYRPLLSATMQHPAIAGSVAAALFAMSLGVAAFLGAEFIPTLDEGTIALQAWRLPSVSLEESVRATTRIEQALKEFPEVVTVVSRTGRPEIATDPMGVEVSDIYLILKPDSEWTTARTKNDLIEAINRTVTKAVPGNTFSYSQPIELRVQELIAGVRSDIAITIFGEDMEILRRLGDQVVRAVSKVPGAADTKAEQVAGMPYQVVAIDREKIARYGINAGQILDTVTALGGRIVGQVVQGNRRFFMQVRFSPDDRKNFERILDIRIADSQGRLIPLRQLADIRIETGLAQISRENIQRRLAVETNVRGRDLAGFVGAAQKAVESHVTLPPGYWIEWGGEFENLQRASARLAIVVPIALFLIFVLLYTTFNSLRPALLIYLNVPLAATGGILALALRGMPFSISAGVGFIALFGVAVLNGVVLMSYILDLRKQGRSAEEAAYEGALIRMRPVLMTALVASLGFVPMALSTSAGAEVQRPLATVVIGGLVTSTALTLLVLPTLYVWEERLREAWASRRRQAEEVPEPHRPNL; encoded by the coding sequence ATGCTGAATCGAATGCTTGAATTTTCACTCGCCAACCGGTTTCTGATCCTGGTGTTTGCCGGTCTTATCGTTGTCAGCGGTGTTTATGCCATGCGGCAGCTGCCGATCGATGCCGTCCCGGACGTGACACCGAACCAGGTCCAGATCCTCACGAATGCGCCTGGCCTCTCTCCGGTGGAGGTTGAACAATTCATCACGTTCCCGGTCGAGACAGCGATGTCCGGCTTGCCTGGTATCACCCTGATTCGATCGGTCTCCCGGTTCGGGCTCTCGGCGGTGACCATCTATTTTGACGAGGGCATGGACATCTACTTCTGCCGGCGCCTGGTGATGGAACGCCTGCCTCGGGCCCGCGAGGCGATCGGGGAGCGTTTCGGCAACCCCGAATTGGGCCCGATTTCAACGGGACTGGGCGAGATTTTCCAGTTCGAGGTCAAGGGAGAGGGCTACTCCCTCATGGACCTCCGGACAATTTTGGAGTGGGACATTGCGTTTAAGCTCCGCTCCGTTCCTGGAGTGGTGGAAGTCAACACCTACGGCGGAGAGCTGAAGACGTATGAAGTGCAACTCGATGCCGCCAAACTAGTCTCCTACAAGATTCCAATCGAGCACGTCTTTCGGGCGCTCGAACAGAATAATGCCAACTCGGGCGGCGGCTATATCGAGCATGCGCAGGAGCAGTATCTGATCAGGGGTGAAGGGCTTGTGCAGACATTGGAGGACATTGACAACATCATCGTGGCGACGGAGCACGACGGGACGCCCATTTATATTCGCAATTTGGGCAAGGCGCGATTCGCTCCCATGGTCCGGCAAGGCGCGGTCACGCGCGACGGCCGTGGGGAGGCCGTTACGGGCATCGTTATGATGCTGATCGGCGAGAATGGACGAGTTGTCGTGGATCGGGTGAAAAAGAAGCTGCAGCAACTCGAAAAGACCTTGCCAGCGGGCGTGACCATCGAGCCCTATTACGATCGAACAGACCTGGTCAGAAAAACCATCAAGACGGTCGCGACCAATTTGACCGAGGGGGCGCTGCTCGTGGTCGCCGTGCTGTTTCTCATTTTAGGAAATCTCCGTGCCGGCCTCATCGTCGCCGTGGCCATCCCGCTCTCCATGCTGGTGGCGTTCACGGGGATGTTGACCGCCGGCATCTCGGGGAACCTCATGAGTCTCGGTGCGATCGATTTCGGTCTTATTGTGGATGCGTCCGTCGTCATGATCGAGAACACCATTCGGCATCTTGCCGAACGACGGCGAGTCGCCCTGGATAGTCAGCGCCTGTCGGACGCCGACATGCGGGGGGTCGTCATCGAAGCGGGCCGTGAGGTGCTCCGCCCGATCGTGTTTGCCGTCGGCATTATTATCATCGTCTACTTGCCGATCCTGACCCTGCAAGGCATTGAAGGCAAGATGTTTCGGCCCATGGCCGTGACTGTCATCTTTGCGCTCGTCGGGTCTCTCGTGCTGACCTTGACCGTGACACCGGTGCTCGCGAGTCTGTTCCTTCGTCGCGGTGTGAAGGAGGAGGAGACCTGGATTATTCGGCAAGCCAAACGAGGGTATCGCCCGCTTCTCTCAGCGACCATGCAGCATCCTGCCATTGCTGGGAGCGTCGCCGCAGCGCTGTTTGCGATGAGCCTCGGTGTGGCTGCCTTTCTTGGCGCCGAATTCATTCCCACGCTTGATGAAGGCACGATCGCCCTGCAAGCGTGGCGCTTGCCGAGCGTCTCGCTGGAGGAGTCGGTTCGGGCCACCACCCGCATTGAGCAGGCCCTTAAAGAATTTCCCGAAGTCGTCACGGTCGTGTCGAGAACCGGACGACCAGAAATCGCGACCGATCCAATGGGTGTCGAGGTCAGCGACATCTATCTCATTTTGAAGCCTGATTCGGAGTGGACGACCGCGAGGACGAAGAATGATTTGATTGAGGCGATCAACCGGACAGTGACCAAGGCGGTTCCCGGCAACACGTTCAGTTATTCCCAGCCGATTGAGCTGCGTGTGCAGGAATTGATTGCCGGAGTGCGGTCCGACATCGCCATTACCATTTTCGGTGAAGATATGGAGATCCTCCGACGCCTCGGCGATCAGGTCGTCCGGGCGGTCTCGAAAGTTCCCGGAGCCGCAGACACCAAGGCTGAGCAGGTGGCCGGTATGCCGTACCAGGTGGTGGCTATCGACCGGGAGAAAATCGCTCGCTATGGCATCAATGCGGGGCAGATTTTAGATACCGTCACCGCGTTGGGGGGACGCATTGTCGGTCAAGTCGTCCAGGGCAACCGTCGGTTCTTCATGCAAGTGCGGTTTAGTCCCGACGACCGCAAGAATTTCGAACGCATTTTGGATATTCGCATCGCCGATTCACAGGGTCGTCTCATTCCACTCAGGCAACTGGCCGACATTCGTATCGAAACCGGCCTGGCACAAATCAGTCGAGAAAACATCCAACGGCGGCTGGCGGTGGAAACCAATGTGCGCGGTCGCGACCTCGCCGGATTTGTCGGCGCAGCGCAGAAGGCGGTGGAAAGCCATGTGACCCTGCCGCCTGGGTACTGGATTGAATGGGGCGGTGAGTTTGAAAATCTGCAGCGGGCGTCTGCTCGGCTCGCCATTGTGGTACCGATCGCGCTGTTTCTGATCTTTGTCCTCTTGTACACGACGTTCAATAGCCTCAGGCCGGCACTCCTCATCTACCTCAACGTCCCGCTGGCGGCAACGGGCGGCATTCTGGCCTTGGCGCTTCGGGGCATGCCCTTTTCGATCTCCGCTGGAGTCGGGTTCATCGCGCTCTTCGGCGTGGCGGTGCTCAACGGTGTCGTGTTGATGTCCTATATTTTAGACTTGCGCAAGCAAGGGCGTTCGGCGGAAGAGGCAGCCTATGAAGGCGCGCTCATTCGCATGCGGCCGGTGTTGATGACTGCGCTCGTAGCCAGTCTCGGGTTTGTGCCCATGGCGCTCTCAACGTCCGCGGGCGCGGAGGTGCAACGGCCGCTCGCCACCGTCGTGATTGGCGGACTTGTGACCTCGACGGCGCTCACGCTTCTCGTCTTGCCCACCCTGTATGTCTGGGAAGAGCGTCTTCGAGAAGCGTGGGCCTCCCGTAGAAGGCAGGCCGAAGAAGTGCCGGAGCCTCATAGACCGAATTTGTAG
- a CDS encoding efflux RND transporter periplasmic adaptor subunit — MTSVDTHTAARVVPRGRSVTCDRTIDATLLHSGWYLINYGVLLLLIVAGLLGYGCQQSSVEESGEQSSSERRTSSGMEEETPDRGQAPLTVEQEVSVPAEALSGQAFQTVRIERRPFRDEVTATATIKPNEYRLVHLSPRIEGRVIEVKAELGQQVKAGQVLAFLDSIELGQKKSDFLQAKTTHEVDQRNYVREEGLYKEQITSEKEFLDAKGRYEKSLAAYRAAHEALRLIGLSEGDIKRIDWSTKGQPLSYFPLVSSLNGTVIERTITLGELISPKDKAFTIADLSTVWIILDVYEQNLAAVREGAEVEISVDAFPGETFKGTIVYLSDVLNPATRTIDARVEIPNPRRRLRPGLFARAAVILPGQGSEVLVAPLDALQQVNDQTVAFVEKQPGTYEVRQVTVRRRSPPYAEIQSGLREGETVVTTGAFYLKSIILKEQIGGE; from the coding sequence ATGACCAGCGTTGATACACATACTGCCGCTCGTGTCGTTCCGAGGGGCCGATCCGTCACTTGTGACCGGACAATCGACGCGACACTGCTCCACTCCGGCTGGTACCTGATTAATTATGGAGTCCTCCTGTTGTTGATCGTCGCGGGGCTCCTTGGTTACGGCTGTCAGCAGAGCAGCGTTGAAGAGAGCGGCGAACAGAGCTCGTCGGAGCGCCGCACGTCCTCCGGAATGGAGGAAGAAACGCCAGATCGAGGACAGGCTCCGTTAACGGTGGAGCAAGAGGTGTCAGTCCCGGCCGAAGCGCTGTCCGGACAGGCGTTTCAGACAGTCCGAATAGAACGCCGTCCTTTTCGTGATGAAGTCACGGCCACGGCCACGATCAAGCCCAATGAATATCGCCTGGTGCATCTCAGCCCTCGTATCGAAGGCCGGGTCATCGAGGTCAAGGCGGAGTTGGGTCAACAGGTCAAGGCAGGACAAGTGCTGGCCTTCCTGGACAGCATCGAACTGGGTCAAAAGAAATCCGACTTCCTTCAAGCGAAGACGACCCACGAGGTCGATCAGCGGAACTATGTTCGTGAAGAAGGACTGTACAAAGAACAAATTACCTCGGAAAAGGAATTCTTGGACGCCAAGGGCCGCTATGAAAAGAGCCTGGCTGCCTACCGCGCGGCTCATGAAGCATTACGCCTCATCGGCTTGTCCGAGGGAGACATCAAGCGCATCGATTGGAGTACCAAGGGCCAACCCCTCTCCTATTTCCCTCTGGTTTCTTCTTTGAACGGGACCGTCATTGAACGGACGATCACGTTGGGGGAATTAATCAGTCCCAAGGATAAGGCCTTTACGATTGCCGACCTGTCTACGGTGTGGATCATCCTCGACGTCTATGAGCAGAACCTGGCGGCCGTGCGGGAGGGAGCCGAGGTGGAGATTTCGGTGGACGCTTTTCCCGGCGAAACCTTCAAAGGGACGATCGTCTACCTCAGTGACGTCCTGAATCCCGCAACCCGCACAATCGATGCGCGGGTCGAAATTCCCAATCCACGACGTCGTCTTCGGCCTGGCCTGTTTGCGAGAGCTGCGGTCATCTTGCCGGGGCAAGGCTCTGAAGTGCTTGTCGCGCCGTTGGACGCGCTTCAACAGGTGAACGACCAGACCGTGGCGTTTGTGGAAAAGCAACCAGGCACGTATGAGGTGAGGCAAGTGACCGTGAGACGGCGATCACCGCCGTACGCCGAGATCCAGTCTGGCCTGCGTGAGGGCGAGACGGTCGTGACGACCGGGGCGTTCTATCTCAAGTCAATCATATTGAAAGAACAGATCGGTGGAGAGTAG